In Thiovibrio frasassiensis, one DNA window encodes the following:
- a CDS encoding FG-GAP repeat domain-containing protein, which produces MLKQIQRTIFPAMLAALIFAMQLALPSTGTAQTGRIAFLPFKANAPQDMSYLTSGIRNMLASRLASEIGLTVIDNATVDKALASAGNPTQNEAYLKLAKSLQADYLVAGSLTSLGGSLSLDAKFFEVAKGQTRNFYATAKNESEIIQSIDSLAWDIGEKIFAHKRPATALVQPQAAGQAAQPQYATAHPDRAFAGRTGAGGGSPFIYPKGITSEFQKTQNMKLSLQYMETADLDGDGQDEVIFADIDSVQIYKRDENRLRKVGQIQGKAGYRIHAITVADLDKNGKPEIYVSAADAKQPNSFAFEWLGADKGNYLFQDARWYIRAMPIPGEGMVLAGQRAGSNKAVDPGIFRLDQGNKDLKAGSAMEVPESLNLFDFTIADLDNDGSREIIAIDQYDRLKVMRSSGTVLWKSDEFYGGTTRYIGGTDAFGASKESSQDSSARIYIPSRIIAYDVNGDGQLDIIINKNLSTSSRLFTNMKNYPSGEIHALSWNGIALSELWRTRKIDGYIVDYLLRPNADKKGAELLVGLALNAGSLDMFSEQTSTMLIYQLDFSKKQEQ; this is translated from the coding sequence ATGCTCAAACAAATCCAGCGTACAATCTTCCCGGCAATGCTTGCCGCACTGATTTTCGCCATGCAGCTCGCCTTGCCGAGCACCGGCACCGCCCAGACCGGACGCATCGCCTTCCTGCCCTTCAAGGCCAACGCCCCCCAGGACATGAGCTATCTCACCAGCGGCATCCGCAATATGCTGGCAAGCCGGCTTGCCTCGGAGATCGGCCTCACCGTAATCGACAACGCCACGGTGGACAAGGCCCTGGCCAGCGCCGGGAACCCGACCCAGAACGAGGCGTATCTCAAATTGGCCAAATCGCTTCAGGCCGACTACCTGGTGGCCGGCAGCCTCACCTCCCTGGGCGGCAGTCTTTCCCTGGATGCCAAGTTTTTTGAGGTGGCCAAGGGGCAGACACGGAATTTTTATGCCACAGCCAAGAACGAAAGCGAGATTATCCAGAGCATCGACTCGCTCGCTTGGGATATAGGCGAGAAGATCTTCGCCCACAAACGCCCCGCCACCGCGCTGGTCCAACCCCAAGCAGCCGGGCAGGCTGCCCAGCCCCAGTATGCTACGGCCCATCCGGACCGGGCCTTTGCCGGCCGCACCGGCGCGGGAGGCGGCTCACCCTTTATCTATCCGAAAGGCATCACCAGCGAGTTCCAGAAAACCCAGAACATGAAGCTTTCCCTGCAGTACATGGAAACGGCCGATCTTGACGGCGACGGCCAGGACGAGGTGATTTTTGCCGACATCGACTCCGTGCAAATCTATAAGCGCGACGAGAATCGCTTACGCAAGGTTGGCCAAATCCAAGGCAAGGCAGGATACCGCATTCACGCCATCACCGTGGCCGACTTGGACAAAAACGGCAAGCCGGAAATCTATGTCAGCGCGGCAGACGCAAAACAACCCAACTCCTTTGCCTTCGAGTGGCTTGGGGCAGACAAGGGCAACTATCTGTTCCAGGATGCCAGATGGTACATCCGGGCCATGCCCATCCCGGGCGAAGGCATGGTCCTGGCCGGCCAGCGGGCAGGATCGAACAAAGCGGTTGACCCGGGGATCTTCCGTCTTGACCAGGGCAATAAGGATCTAAAAGCAGGCAGCGCCATGGAGGTTCCGGAGAGCCTCAACCTGTTTGATTTCACCATTGCCGATCTCGATAACGACGGCAGCCGGGAGATCATCGCCATCGACCAATACGACCGCCTCAAGGTCATGCGCTCCAGCGGCACCGTCCTCTGGAAGAGCGATGAGTTTTACGGCGGCACCACCCGCTACATCGGGGGCACCGATGCCTTTGGCGCAAGCAAAGAAAGTAGCCAGGATAGCTCCGCCCGCATCTACATCCCCTCGCGGATCATCGCCTATGACGTCAATGGCGACGGCCAACTGGACATCATCATCAACAAAAACCTCTCCACCTCGTCGCGGTTGTTCACCAACATGAAAAATTACCCCTCCGGCGAGATCCACGCCCTGAGCTGGAACGGCATCGCCCTCTCCGAGCTGTGGCGGACAAGAAAGATCGACGGCTATATCGTGGACTACCTTCTCCGCCCCAATGCGGACAAGAAGGGTGCTGAGCTGCTGGTGGGACTGGCGCTCAACGCCGGTTCGCTGGACATGTTCAGCGAACAGACCTCGACCATGCTCATCTACCAACTGGATTTCAGCAAAAAGCAGGAGCAGTAA
- a CDS encoding histidine phosphatase family protein — translation MKTTIYLIRHGVTAANKNDLFAGRTQEPLHPEGESQLLEVGKRLALCAINKIFSGPLARTRQSAGIVGDLLSVPVEAKDALNEIRIPHWDGLTKEMIRARFASEYPTWLADPAGFSVSGCETIAEVQGRAVAFIESLCAEFPGQTLLVVSHLIVVRALLLHYLARPLGEFRAIKVGNAQVVTLVRDDTGGTTVEM, via the coding sequence ATGAAAACCACCATCTATCTTATTCGGCATGGGGTTACTGCGGCAAACAAGAATGATCTCTTTGCCGGACGCACCCAGGAGCCCTTGCATCCGGAGGGAGAGTCCCAGCTTTTGGAGGTTGGGAAAAGACTTGCTCTTTGCGCGATCAACAAGATTTTCTCTGGTCCTTTGGCGAGGACCAGGCAGTCGGCCGGGATTGTTGGCGACTTGCTCTCCGTGCCGGTTGAAGCGAAGGATGCGTTAAACGAGATCCGCATTCCCCATTGGGATGGCCTGACCAAGGAGATGATTCGGGCGAGGTTTGCCTCTGAATATCCAACCTGGCTAGCCGACCCGGCTGGCTTTAGCGTTTCGGGCTGTGAGACCATTGCCGAGGTGCAGGGGAGGGCGGTCGCTTTTATTGAATCACTCTGTGCTGAATTTCCAGGGCAGACCTTGTTGGTGGTTTCGCATTTGATCGTGGTTCGGGCGCTGCTGCTCCATTATCTGGCGCGACCCCTTGGGGAGTTTCGGGCAATCAAGGTGGGGAATGCCCAAGTCGTTACTCTGGTGCGGGATGATACGGGAGGGACTACGGTGGAGATGTGA
- a CDS encoding dihydroorotate dehydrogenase, which yields MNQPDLRVTIGDLVFKNPVLTASGTFGYAKEFAPFVNLHHLGGVVVKGISLAPRRGNPPPRIVETAGGMLNAIGLENVGLDRFISEKMDYLRGIGTRVIVNILGDSLEEYQTLAQRLSEVEGISGLEVNISCPNVKKGGVAFGTDPAMAEAVTRAVCAHTTLPVIVKLSPNVTDITQIARGVEAGGAQAVSLINTLLGMAIDVKSRRPKLANIVGGLSGPAIKPIALRMVWQVAQAVKIPVIGIGGITTTEDALEFLLAGATAIEVGTANFINPRASQEIVEGLGRYVTENKLSGISEVIGGLIVG from the coding sequence ATGAATCAACCGGATTTACGCGTCACCATTGGCGACCTCGTTTTCAAGAATCCCGTCCTTACCGCCTCCGGAACCTTCGGCTACGCCAAGGAGTTCGCCCCCTTCGTTAATCTCCATCACCTGGGCGGGGTGGTGGTTAAAGGCATCTCGCTGGCACCGCGCCGGGGCAATCCTCCGCCCCGCATCGTGGAAACAGCAGGAGGGATGCTCAACGCCATCGGCCTTGAAAATGTGGGGCTTGACCGCTTTATTAGCGAGAAAATGGACTATCTGCGGGGAATAGGGACCAGGGTTATCGTCAATATCCTGGGAGACAGCCTGGAAGAATATCAGACCTTGGCTCAACGGCTCAGCGAGGTTGAGGGGATCAGCGGGCTGGAGGTCAATATCTCCTGCCCCAATGTGAAAAAGGGCGGGGTTGCCTTTGGCACCGATCCGGCCATGGCCGAGGCAGTAACCCGGGCGGTGTGCGCCCACACCACCCTGCCGGTAATCGTCAAACTTTCCCCCAATGTCACGGACATAACCCAGATCGCCAGGGGTGTGGAAGCGGGCGGGGCACAGGCGGTCTCTCTGATCAACACCCTGCTGGGCATGGCCATTGATGTGAAAAGCCGCAGACCGAAGCTGGCCAATATCGTAGGCGGCCTCTCAGGCCCGGCGATCAAACCCATTGCCCTGCGCATGGTCTGGCAGGTGGCCCAGGCCGTAAAGATACCGGTGATCGGCATCGGCGGCATCACCACCACCGAGGATGCCCTGGAATTTCTTTTGGCTGGGGCAACAGCCATCGAGGTTGGCACCGCCAACTTCATCAACCCCCGTGCCAGCCAGGAGATCGTCGAAGGACTTGGCCGGTATGTGACGGAAAATAAACTTTCCGGGATCAGTGAGGTGATTGGCGGACTTATTGTGGGATAA
- a CDS encoding dihydroorotate dehydrogenase electron transfer subunit codes for MNQFEEQAEIVRQEQLTPEIFRLSLKAPEIASQARPGQFVMVQTASCYDPLLRRPLSIHQTIGNELVQLLYKVVGKGTRMLAALTPGQRLKLTGPLGHGFDFSDQQALCLVGGGMGIAPLYFLAKEILRTANPPKCVVLLGARTAAEFGPLPRDFMDIGVTQTHLATDDGSLGHQGFVAELLLQHLAPGNQWSVCTCGPHPMMKAVVKACRQQEWQCQVSLETMMACGISACLGCAIPRADLSGPYLHVCKDGPVFNANEVAWL; via the coding sequence ATGAATCAATTTGAAGAACAGGCCGAAATCGTCCGACAGGAACAGCTCACTCCGGAAATATTCCGCCTGTCGCTGAAGGCCCCGGAAATTGCGAGCCAGGCGCGGCCCGGACAATTTGTCATGGTGCAAACCGCCTCGTGCTATGACCCCCTTCTCCGCCGCCCTCTTTCCATCCACCAAACCATCGGCAATGAGCTGGTACAGCTTCTTTATAAGGTTGTAGGGAAAGGAACCCGGATGCTCGCCGCTTTGACTCCGGGGCAAAGGCTGAAGCTGACCGGTCCCCTGGGGCACGGTTTCGATTTTTCCGACCAACAAGCACTTTGCCTAGTGGGCGGAGGGATGGGCATTGCTCCCCTCTATTTTCTTGCCAAAGAGATCCTGCGCACCGCCAATCCCCCCAAATGCGTGGTCCTGCTCGGCGCTCGTACTGCCGCCGAATTTGGCCCGCTGCCCCGGGATTTCATGGATATCGGGGTTACCCAAACCCATCTTGCCACCGACGATGGGAGTCTCGGCCACCAAGGGTTTGTGGCTGAACTGCTTCTCCAGCACCTTGCGCCTGGAAACCAATGGTCGGTGTGCACCTGCGGCCCGCATCCGATGATGAAGGCGGTGGTCAAGGCATGCCGACAGCAGGAGTGGCAATGCCAGGTCTCCCTGGAAACCATGATGGCCTGTGGAATCTCCGCCTGTCTCGGCTGCGCGATACCTCGGGCCGATCTCTCCGGCCCCTATCTCCATGTCTGCAAGGATGGCCCGGTATTTAATGCAAACGAGGTGGCCTGGCTATGA
- a CDS encoding ParB/RepB/Spo0J family partition protein has product MIKKSTSALGKGLDALLPSSGSDGREYFLCPIGAIEPNPNQPRKDINDVALAQLSASIHEKGVLLPLVVCAHGEEGKYQIIAGERRWRAAKMAGLDEVPVLLKDVTPLDRLELALIENIQRQDLNPLEEAEAYLRLVKEFHLTQEEVAKRVGKERSTVANALRINQLPDFAKEDLARGTLSMGHARVLLSVGDEAVMREVRNEIVQQGLTVRQAEALAQKQKKKMAGASSGAKRQPRKSANELPESYCKSLANGLINYLDTKARIIQSGTRGKVEIEYYSHDDLERVLSLLMPGSAK; this is encoded by the coding sequence ATGATAAAAAAATCAACCTCGGCACTCGGCAAAGGGCTGGACGCCCTCTTGCCGTCCAGCGGTTCCGATGGACGGGAATATTTCTTATGCCCCATTGGGGCCATTGAACCCAACCCAAATCAGCCGCGAAAAGATATTAATGATGTCGCCCTGGCCCAACTTTCGGCCTCTATCCACGAGAAGGGTGTTTTGCTGCCACTCGTTGTCTGTGCGCATGGTGAGGAAGGGAAATACCAGATCATCGCAGGAGAAAGGCGCTGGAGGGCCGCCAAGATGGCCGGACTGGACGAGGTTCCGGTTTTGCTCAAAGACGTCACCCCTCTTGACCGCCTCGAACTCGCGCTGATCGAAAATATCCAGCGTCAGGATCTGAATCCGCTGGAAGAGGCAGAAGCCTACCTCCGCCTGGTAAAGGAATTTCACCTGACCCAGGAAGAGGTGGCAAAGCGGGTCGGCAAAGAGCGCTCAACCGTAGCCAACGCCCTGCGGATCAACCAGCTCCCCGATTTTGCCAAGGAGGATCTGGCCCGCGGCACCTTAAGCATGGGCCATGCCAGAGTATTGCTCAGCGTTGGCGATGAAGCAGTCATGCGAGAGGTCAGAAACGAGATTGTCCAACAAGGGCTTACGGTTCGCCAGGCCGAAGCCTTGGCGCAAAAACAGAAGAAAAAAATGGCCGGCGCAAGCAGCGGGGCAAAACGACAGCCCCGGAAATCGGCCAATGAATTGCCCGAGTCCTATTGCAAGTCACTGGCCAACGGGCTCATCAATTACCTGGATACCAAGGCCCGGATCATTCAAAGCGGCACCCGGGGCAAAGTGGAAATCGAGTACTACTCACACGATGACCTCGAGCGGGTATTGTCGCTCTTGATGCCAGGATCAGCAAAATAA
- a CDS encoding ParA family protein has product MGNGAKIVALANQKGGVGKTTTAINLAASVALLGRKVLVVDSDPQGNTSSGLGVSRANGGTHLYHCFMGEAETKAVVQPVPGFKKLSVLPTHIDLIGVEVELMTAVKRERYLGNLLADVRQEYDYIFIDCPPSLGLLTINALTAADTVLIPLQCEYFALEGLSQLVRTIRLVKNSYNRDLAIEGLLLTMYDGRNKLTHQVVTEVKNHFQGRVYDTVIPRNVRLSEAPSHGQAAIVYDKRSSGALSYYQLGKEFLRKQPKLATKEEGKP; this is encoded by the coding sequence ATGGGAAACGGCGCGAAAATTGTGGCCTTGGCCAACCAGAAGGGCGGCGTGGGCAAGACAACCACCGCAATAAACCTGGCCGCCTCAGTGGCGTTGCTGGGCAGAAAGGTCCTGGTGGTCGATTCCGACCCACAAGGAAACACCTCCAGCGGGCTCGGGGTCAGTCGCGCCAATGGCGGAACCCACCTCTATCATTGCTTTATGGGAGAGGCGGAAACCAAAGCGGTTGTACAGCCGGTGCCCGGGTTTAAAAAACTCTCTGTTCTTCCGACCCATATCGACCTGATCGGGGTCGAGGTTGAGCTGATGACCGCGGTGAAACGGGAACGGTACCTGGGCAATCTCCTGGCGGATGTCCGCCAGGAGTATGACTACATCTTCATCGACTGCCCCCCATCCCTTGGCCTGTTAACGATCAACGCGCTCACCGCCGCAGACACTGTTCTCATCCCTCTCCAATGTGAATATTTTGCCCTTGAGGGTTTGAGCCAGCTGGTTAGGACCATCCGCCTGGTAAAAAACTCGTACAATCGGGACCTTGCCATAGAAGGGCTGCTTCTGACCATGTACGATGGCCGCAACAAGCTGACCCATCAGGTGGTTACCGAGGTTAAAAATCATTTTCAAGGGCGGGTGTATGACACGGTGATTCCACGGAATGTCCGCCTCAGCGAGGCCCCAAGCCACGGACAGGCCGCGATCGTGTACGATAAGCGCTCAAGCGGTGCGCTCAGTTATTACCAGCTTGGAAAAGAGTTTCTCCGCAAGCAACCGAAGCTTGCGACAAAAGAGGAGGGAAAACCATGA
- a CDS encoding M20/M25/M40 family metallo-hydrolase, which yields MTINRDRLARIFTTMCGIDSPSGEEARMAVFIKELFAREFPEAIINEDSSASTTGSDANNLVIHFPGDLEGDPIFFNCHLDTVEPGRGIQVSLEGSRFSSKGDTILGGDDKAGIAILIEAIRTIKEARTSHLPFDLVFTTSEEIGLRGAKALDLSLLRAKEGYALDSTGVDLLIIGAPAANHFHFTITGAAAHAGLHPERGINAIQLAARCLADLPLGRLDGESTANIGRISGGTATNIIPETALVAGEVRSHSPEKLTKFSHEIRDTVQSIIDGWTPEPGAQLGAEVRPHLDFQLSQEYPAMSIDRNASVLQRVDKAAAILKREIRYERAGGGSDANIFNGKGIPTAIIGIGMDHVHSTEESIDLSDMERTAELVIALLTN from the coding sequence ATGACTATCAACAGAGACCGCCTTGCCCGGATCTTTACCACCATGTGCGGTATTGATAGCCCTTCCGGCGAAGAAGCCCGCATGGCCGTTTTCATTAAAGAACTCTTCGCCCGGGAATTTCCTGAGGCCATTATCAACGAAGATAGTTCGGCCAGTACAACGGGCTCTGACGCCAACAACCTGGTGATTCACTTCCCCGGCGACCTTGAGGGAGACCCGATTTTTTTCAATTGTCATCTGGATACGGTCGAGCCTGGCCGCGGGATACAGGTCTCACTTGAGGGTTCCCGGTTCTCCAGCAAGGGAGACACCATTCTCGGCGGAGACGATAAAGCAGGCATCGCAATCCTCATCGAGGCCATCAGAACCATCAAAGAGGCAAGAACTTCCCATCTCCCCTTCGATCTTGTTTTCACCACCAGTGAAGAGATCGGTTTACGCGGCGCCAAGGCGCTGGACCTCTCGCTTCTTCGCGCCAAGGAAGGATACGCTCTTGACAGCACCGGGGTAGACCTGCTGATTATCGGGGCGCCTGCCGCCAACCACTTCCACTTCACCATCACCGGTGCCGCAGCGCATGCCGGCTTGCACCCCGAACGAGGCATCAACGCCATTCAACTTGCGGCCCGTTGCCTCGCCGACCTCCCGCTTGGCCGCCTCGACGGAGAAAGCACCGCCAATATCGGCCGGATCTCCGGCGGCACAGCAACAAACATTATTCCGGAAACCGCCTTGGTGGCAGGGGAAGTCCGAAGCCACTCCCCGGAAAAGCTCACCAAGTTTTCCCACGAGATCAGAGATACAGTTCAGTCCATCATTGACGGCTGGACCCCTGAACCCGGTGCACAGCTTGGGGCCGAGGTCAGACCCCACCTCGATTTTCAGCTCAGCCAGGAATACCCGGCCATGTCCATTGACCGCAACGCCTCTGTTCTTCAGCGGGTTGACAAGGCCGCGGCAATCCTGAAACGGGAAATCCGCTACGAACGTGCCGGGGGCGGAAGCGATGCCAACATTTTTAACGGAAAAGGGATACCGACTGCCATCATCGGCATCGGCATGGACCATGTGCACAGCACCGAAGAATCCATCGACCTCAGCGATATGGAACGCACCGCCGAACTCGTTATTGCCTTGCTAACTAACTAG
- a CDS encoding RCKP-type rubredoxin-like domain-containing protein yields the protein MAIFKCEKCGSTKEGRCKPKKCADCGGSDCMIKKEEQSSGCGCGCSCKGKK from the coding sequence ATGGCGATATTCAAATGTGAAAAATGTGGTTCAACGAAGGAAGGCAGGTGTAAGCCTAAAAAATGTGCTGATTGCGGCGGGAGCGACTGTATGATCAAAAAAGAGGAGCAATCCTCTGGCTGCGGGTGTGGGTGCAGCTGCAAGGGCAAAAAATAA
- a CDS encoding ASKHA domain-containing protein, producing the protein MIETNSQATHVIIFEPSGRTVQVGAGMSIIKAAREAGIHINASCGGSGVCGKCKVIVEKGAVEGGLSEKFSTQEKEGGYRQACTATISSDAVIRVPESSGLKSGGLGTAVPLRHRARMHVYDIEDLREQGIFVPPVTKICLDIPPPSAKDNMADAGRVIHLLSSQYNEHRVVFNLAVLRMLRKALREDDFRITVTCARPVNALGKSYLTNIQGGDWSHRSFGLAFDIGTTSVYGVLVDLNSGKVLARAGEYNSQLGYGEDVISRIIVAEKKEGLAKMQELVANTINSILERLLGMATPEGNGAKGSISREEITSITLAGNTTMTHLLLGLEPDNIRRAPYVPVTTFLPPIRATDLGINLPKSAVALVYPSISSYVGGDIVAGVMGSGMYRTELITLYIDIGTNAEIVVGNREWLVCAACSAGPAFEGGGITHGMRAALGAIEDFSLNPQTLEPMNITVGNKPPVGICGSGLLAVIATFFEQGVVERSGKFRRNLGTERIREGRSGHEYVLVWREEAGTEHDIVINEVDIENFIRAKAAIYAGITTLVEQVGLAITDIEQVILAGAFGSYIDLDSAMTVGLLPQVDAERVLYVGNGSLMGAWMSEMSNHIRQDVVEVVRKMTSFELSEMGYFQEQYIASHFLPHTDLSLFPRVAERLAEIHKGD; encoded by the coding sequence ATGATAGAGACTAACAGTCAGGCAACCCACGTAATCATTTTTGAGCCCAGCGGTCGGACGGTGCAGGTGGGGGCAGGGATGTCGATCATCAAAGCGGCCCGCGAGGCGGGCATTCATATCAACGCCTCCTGCGGTGGCAGCGGGGTGTGCGGCAAATGCAAGGTGATTGTTGAAAAGGGTGCGGTTGAGGGCGGGCTCAGCGAAAAATTCAGTACCCAGGAGAAAGAGGGCGGGTATCGCCAAGCCTGCACGGCAACAATTAGCAGCGATGCAGTGATCCGGGTCCCTGAATCATCCGGCTTGAAAAGCGGGGGGTTGGGCACTGCGGTACCGCTCAGGCATCGGGCCCGGATGCATGTGTACGACATCGAGGATCTGCGCGAGCAGGGGATCTTTGTTCCGCCGGTCACGAAAATCTGTTTGGATATCCCTCCGCCCTCAGCCAAGGACAACATGGCCGATGCCGGCCGGGTTATTCATCTGCTCAGCAGTCAGTACAATGAACATCGGGTGGTGTTTAATCTGGCGGTCTTGCGGATGCTGCGTAAGGCGCTGCGGGAGGACGATTTTCGCATCACCGTAACCTGCGCGCGTCCGGTGAATGCCCTGGGAAAATCCTATCTTACCAATATTCAGGGCGGGGATTGGAGCCACCGGAGCTTCGGGTTGGCTTTTGACATCGGGACAACCTCGGTGTATGGGGTGCTGGTAGATCTGAACTCGGGCAAGGTTCTGGCCCGTGCCGGGGAATACAACAGCCAGCTGGGCTATGGCGAGGATGTGATCTCCAGGATCATCGTAGCCGAGAAAAAAGAAGGTCTCGCCAAGATGCAGGAACTGGTGGCCAACACCATCAACAGTATTCTTGAGAGATTGCTGGGCATGGCCACTCCTGAGGGGAACGGCGCAAAAGGGAGCATCAGCCGCGAGGAGATCACCTCCATAACCCTGGCGGGCAATACCACCATGACCCATCTGCTCCTTGGGCTTGAGCCGGACAATATCCGGCGCGCTCCCTATGTGCCGGTCACCACCTTTCTCCCCCCCATCCGGGCCACCGATCTGGGGATCAATCTACCGAAATCGGCGGTGGCTCTGGTCTACCCGTCTATCTCCAGTTATGTGGGGGGAGATATTGTTGCCGGGGTTATGGGTTCCGGCATGTACCGCACCGAGTTGATCACCCTCTACATTGATATCGGGACCAACGCCGAGATTGTGGTCGGCAACCGGGAATGGCTGGTGTGCGCGGCCTGTTCCGCCGGCCCGGCTTTTGAAGGGGGAGGCATTACCCACGGAATGCGGGCGGCGCTCGGTGCCATTGAAGATTTCAGCCTCAATCCACAGACCCTTGAGCCGATGAATATTACCGTGGGCAACAAGCCGCCGGTGGGGATCTGCGGCTCCGGTTTGTTGGCCGTCATCGCGACCTTTTTTGAGCAGGGGGTTGTTGAGCGCAGCGGGAAATTTCGCCGGAATCTTGGTACGGAGCGGATCCGGGAGGGGCGAAGCGGCCATGAGTATGTGCTGGTCTGGCGGGAAGAGGCGGGTACGGAGCACGACATCGTCATCAATGAGGTGGACATTGAAAATTTTATCCGGGCCAAGGCGGCGATCTATGCCGGGATCACAACCCTGGTGGAACAGGTGGGGCTGGCCATCACCGATATAGAGCAGGTCATCCTGGCCGGTGCCTTTGGCAGCTACATTGATCTTGATTCGGCCATGACCGTTGGCTTATTGCCGCAGGTGGATGCCGAGCGGGTGCTCTATGTCGGGAACGGTTCGCTCATGGGCGCCTGGATGAGTGAGATGAGCAATCATATCAGGCAAGACGTGGTGGAGGTGGTCAGAAAAATGACCAGCTTCGAGCTGTCGGAGATGGGATATTTTCAGGAGCAGTACATTGCCTCCCATTTCCTGCCCCACACGGACCTCAGCCTTTTTCCCAGGGTAGCGGAAAGGCTGGCGGAGATTCACAAAGGGGATTAG
- a CDS encoding NIL domain-containing protein produces the protein MNTRIYVLKFPKEVIDQPIISNLVKKYDLEFNILKATILLQQEGVMVLEFLGHKANVKKGIAYLNEMGVTVKSMAGNIHRDDEKCYQCGACTGICPTGALSLHRPDMAVLFDEAKCTACGLCVPVCPARAMEVSLNGNVDLAA, from the coding sequence ATGAATACTCGAATCTATGTCCTGAAGTTCCCCAAGGAAGTCATTGACCAGCCCATCATCAGCAATCTGGTCAAGAAATATGACCTGGAGTTCAACATCCTCAAGGCAACGATCCTCCTCCAGCAGGAAGGGGTCATGGTCCTTGAATTCCTCGGCCATAAAGCCAATGTCAAGAAGGGCATCGCCTATCTCAATGAAATGGGGGTGACGGTGAAAAGCATGGCGGGCAACATCCACCGCGATGATGAAAAATGCTACCAGTGCGGAGCCTGCACCGGGATCTGCCCAACCGGCGCGCTCTCTCTCCACCGCCCCGACATGGCGGTGCTCTTTGACGAAGCAAAATGCACGGCCTGCGGCCTGTGTGTTCCCGTCTGCCCGGCGCGGGCAATGGAGGTTTCGCTCAACGGCAACGTCGATCTGGCCGCCTAA
- a CDS encoding AAA family ATPase, whose translation MPRPDLFVFFGLIATGKSTVAQAFAEAHDLTYYNSDVVRKELAGLSPQAHQLETADQGIYTSEFSAKTYAALLARAEHDLSQNRGVVLDASYQRKTDRDQVRKLAQRLSVRLYCILCVCPEEEMKRRMAKRALDPQAVSDGRWEIYLKQKERFEAPAELSPDQLITLPTNLPLDTVLQQLAAQLETRP comes from the coding sequence ATGCCGCGTCCTGATCTCTTTGTTTTTTTCGGTCTGATCGCTACCGGCAAGAGCACTGTGGCCCAAGCCTTTGCCGAAGCCCATGATCTTACCTATTACAACTCCGATGTGGTGCGCAAGGAATTAGCCGGCCTCTCGCCGCAGGCCCACCAGCTTGAGACCGCCGATCAGGGGATCTATACCTCCGAGTTCAGCGCGAAAACCTATGCGGCCCTGCTTGCGCGGGCGGAACACGATCTGAGCCAAAACCGCGGCGTGGTGCTTGACGCCTCATACCAGCGCAAAACCGACCGCGATCAGGTTCGCAAGCTTGCGCAGCGTCTCTCCGTTCGGCTATACTGTATTCTCTGTGTCTGTCCGGAAGAGGAAATGAAACGCCGCATGGCCAAGAGAGCTCTTGACCCGCAGGCGGTGTCCGATGGGCGCTGGGAGATTTATCTGAAACAAAAGGAACGGTTCGAGGCGCCGGCGGAACTTTCTCCGGATCAACTCATCACCCTGCCCACCAATTTGCCGCTGGACACCGTATTACAACAGCTTGCCGCCCAGCTGGAGACGCGACCATGA
- a CDS encoding response regulator, with translation MTQVNRTILIVDDTAVLRNIMKMQLQRMGFFHIHEATDGSEAMKILYAQKIDLVISDWNMPVMNGFELLREIRANEALKHTPFIMVTAEATQDRICMALRLKVDELILKPFTLEILERKILQVIQ, from the coding sequence ATGACCCAGGTGAACAGAACGATCCTCATTGTGGACGATACGGCGGTGCTCCGCAATATCATGAAAATGCAGCTGCAGCGGATGGGCTTTTTCCATATTCACGAGGCCACGGATGGCAGCGAGGCCATGAAAATTCTTTACGCCCAGAAGATAGATCTGGTGATCTCCGATTGGAACATGCCGGTGATGAACGGGTTTGAACTGCTGCGGGAAATACGCGCCAACGAGGCCTTGAAACACACCCCCTTTATCATGGTGACCGCGGAGGCAACGCAGGACAGGATCTGTATGGCCCTGCGGCTCAAGGTGGATGAACTCATCTTAAAGCCATTCACCCTGGAGATTCTCGAGCGAAAAATCCTCCAGGTTATTCAATGA